A single region of the Schizosaccharomyces osmophilus chromosome 3, complete sequence genome encodes:
- the rik1 gene encoding CLRC ubiquitin ligase complex WD repeat protein Rik1 yields the protein MALCVHSFRSTAIDTAISSQFFSSEASLIFVQNLNINVYRITAKRDLDLFTTIPLWYAVRHLQTYRPQGLNRDYLFVVLQDDTYFTLYWDEDFQKVNIDHPPLRYRISFPWSRFTKSHCLVDKKMRMIFLSIDEVFMLCINILSAEERQNSGCSINDGFPISFPVNPILDICLLNYPKIPTLVVLHSEGVDSAITAFPIDVESKNLENGIRLFESVLPSKIIPFGKRGLLVLDRRTIHCFYRGGVVTINSLPRVYNHWVPLEGYDNHFIVSDENGDFYAIYSSILAGKLWNLTFEKLDILPVTFITSLVSLNDDLLFIGSHGSCSKLISLQDLSDTFTLPNLGPIHDINMYSSDQSQTMLVCAGSFKNPSILHYRHALFMNFLGFFECSGIVRVMVLSSHVVEKLFIVFVDETLVFDIDIKKGFQLELVPELSINERTIALSGTGTDNQFIQVTSKSLYIYDSMNLSKVVHLDKITNATCYKDYSAIVLGGLELVIFQKDVEISRIKFDSEISCLEMASESNIAIGFWSKEVLIFNFLINLDSAFVFKSKLPSLPRNVILENFNSEISLFLVSYGDGFLVSYVLSRNILVFTEMKKLGTTPIVFSRLNVHIGTYIICNNDQPHMVYGFNGTLGYMPLNMPVSYDVCQFSKEIGTTGLVAVSSKGVSFLEMDRRPHLYANKFPLSHVPLRAVILDQILLTITLHPHSNSTDGLNERYSLLLLDYSSGKQLEKYDFPLYDRCEEILRIENGTIVVAVNNHQIVDLLPSSGKLLLYRFMPDLIALNCINTVQLSAAVSCLSVYEKGFIASFGHFVGFFDILNEKMGMKTKFCVGNLISQIIVDSEQNILIGDVVGFITVLRLENYTFVMYARYNIGERILTALCFERNKYVFASDSGVLHIVRLETIAESEQINGQIRLITEAQYRLHDKVTRFCLNTLPRNSPSDKMLEPRLYFGTRKGAIGSIFSLNSNINEFDELAKKIRQLELSYLPIIDLESIEEENSNEIPFVNGDIITNTKAWSSTQIFRLCRLLEHAENLNSHEKVRTLLDEVQLLS from the coding sequence ATGGCGCTTTGCGTTCACTCGTTTAGATCGACAGCAATTGATACAGCGATATCGagtcaattcttttcttctgaagCATCCTTGATCTTTGTACAAAATTTGAACATTAATGTTTATCGCATAACCGCTAAACGTGACTTAGATCTTTTTACAACTATCCCTTTATGGTATGCAGTAAGGCATTTACAGACCTATCGACCACAGGGTCTTAATCGGGattatctttttgttgttttacAAGATGATACATACTTTACGCTTTATTGGGATGAAGACTTTCAGAAAGTAAATATCGATCATCCTCCTCTACGGTATCGAATATCTTTTCCCTGGAGTCGTTTCACCAAAAGTCATTGTTTGGTAGACAAGAAAATGCGtatgatttttttaagtATAGATGAAGTTTTTATGCTGTGTATAAATATCTTGTCTGCtgaagaaagacaaaactCTGGTTGTTCCATTAACGACGGTTTCCCCATCTCTTTTCCAGTGAACCCTATACTTGACATTTGTCTGCTAAACTATCCGAAAATTCCTACTTTAGTTGTTTTACACAGTGAAGGTGTTGATTCGGCTATAACAGCTTTTCCTATTGACGTGGAGTCAAAGAATTTAGAAAATGGGATTCGTCTCTTCGAGTCCGTTCTACCTTCCAAAATTATCCCTTTCGGAAAACGAGGATTGCTGGTTTTGGACAGAAGAACCATCCATTGCTTTTATCGTGGTGGAGTAGTTACCATAAATTCACTGCCGAGAGTTTATAATCATTGGGTACCTCTTGAAGGTTATGATAATCATTTCATTGTTTCTGACGAAAACGGTGATTTTTATGCAATTTACTCAAGCATTTTGGCTGGGAAACTATGGAATTTGACCTTCGAAAAGTTGGATATACTACCCGTCACGTTCATTACAAGTTTAGTCTCACTCAATGAtgatcttttatttattggTAGTCATGGGAGTTGTTCAAAGCTCATATCTCTTCAAGACCTAAGTGATACTTTTACCTTACCGAACTTGGGGCCTATCCACGATATTAATATGTACTCAAGTGACCAGAGTCAAACTATGCTTGTATGTGCTGgatcttttaaaaatccATCTATATTGCACTATAGGCATGCTTTATTTATGAACTTccttggattttttgaatgttcTGGTATTGTTCGCGTCATGGTTCTCTCTTCGCATGTGGTTGAAAAACTGTTCATCGTCTTCGTCGATGAAACTTTGGTTTTCGATATCGATATTAAGAAAGGCTTTCAATTGGAGCTTGTTCCTGAGCTTTCAATTAACGAAAGAACGATCGCGCTGTCGGGAACCGGGACCGACAATCAATTTATTCAGGTAACTTCAAAATCCTTGTACATTTATGATTCCATGAATTTATCAAAAGTAGTACATCTGGATAAAATTACAAATGCCACTTGTTATAAAGATTATTCTGCAATAGTTCTGGGTGGATTAGAGCTTGttatatttcaaaaagacgTCGAGATATCTCGAATCAAATTTGATAGCGAGATTAGCTGCTTAGAAATGGCCAGCGAGTCAAACATTGCTATTGGCTTTTGGTCCAAAGAGGTTCTAATCTTTAACTTTTTAATAAATCTTGATTCCGCATTTGTGTTTAAGTCCAAACTTCCTTCACTACCTCGAAACGTTATATTGGAAAATTTCAATTCTGAAATCagtcttttccttgtttcATATGGCGACGgatttttggtttcataTGTCCTATCAAGAAACATTTTAGTCTTTACTgagatgaaaaaattggGAACTACCCCGATAGTATTTTCTCGGTTGAATGTGCATATTGGAACATACATAATTTGTAATAATGATCAGCCTCATATGGTTTACGGATTCAATGGAACTCTTGGATATATGCCATTAAATATGCCTGTTTCTTATGATGTCTGCCAGTTTTCGAAAGAAATAGGCACAACTGGACTCGTTGCGGTCTCGTCAAAAGGTGTTTCCTTCTTAGAAATGGATAGAAGGCCTCATTTATACGCGAATAAATTTCCTTTGAGTCATGTTCCTTTGCGTGCAGTAATATTAGACCAAATACTGTTGACCATTACTCTTCATCCGCACTCTAATAGCACAGATGGTCTAAACGAAAGATACTCATTATTACTCTTAGACTATTCTAGCGGTAAACAATTGGAGAAATATGATTTTCCACTGTACGATCGATGTGAAGAAATTCTAAGGATAGAAAACGGAACAATAGTTGTTGCTGTTAATAATCATCAGATAGTTGATTTACTCCCGTCGAGTGGTAAGTTATTGTTGTACCGATTCATGCCAGATCTGATCGCACTTAATTGTATAAACACTGTTCAGCTTTCTGCTGCTGTGAGCTGTTTATCTGTGTACGAAAAGGGGTTTATTGCTTCTTTTGGGCATTtcgttggtttttttgatatcttaaatgaaaaaatggGAATGAAAACTAAATTTTGTGTTGGCAATCTGATATCACAAATAATTGTTGACAGCgaacaaaatattttaattgGGGACGTCGTTGGATTCATCACTGTTTTGAGACTGGAAAATTATACGTTTGTAATGTACGCAAGATACAATATTGGTGAACGTATACTTACTGCTCtttgctttgaaagaaataaatacgTTTTTGCATCCGATAGCGGAGTATTGCACATTGTTAGACTGGAGACTATCGCGGAGTCCGAACAAATAAATGGACAAATAAGACTTATTACAGAAGCACAATACCGGCTTCATGATAAGGTAACCCGATTTTGTTTGAATACGCTTCCCCGAAATAGTCCTTCTGATAAAATGCTAGAACCTCGTTTATATTTTGGTACAAGAAAAGGCGCGATCGGAAGTATATTTTCCTTAAATTCGAATATCAATGAATTTGACGAACTCGCGAAGAAGATACGACAGCTTGAACTCTCATATCTGCCGATAATCGACTTAGAAAGCatcgaagaagaaaattctaATGAGATCCCTTTCGTGAATGGGGATATCATCACTAACACAAAAGCTTGGTCCTCGACTCAGATTTTTCGATTGTGTCGACTTTTGGAACATGCTGAAAACCTTAATTCCCATGAGAAAGTTCGTACACTTCTGGATGAAGTACAacttctttcataa
- a CDS encoding alpha-amylase-like protein, translated as MACCFFQKHTFVKGKEYNDTWRKQVIYQLLTDRFARDEDDFEHPSQGRTYLGGTWKGVIRKLDYLQSLGCTAIWISPIVKNIEGQTGYGEPYHGYWTQDFTKLNSHFGTSEDLQDLVNNLHKRGMLCMVDVVVNHMVHPGTEAVDYSQFNPFNQANDFHPWKYIQDYNNQEDVVTGWLGDNCVNLPDLKTEKSSVRKFFQKWISDLVSTYKFDGMRIDTAKHVEKSFFPPFVKAAKIFTTGEIFHGNPKYAGAYQNYMPSVINFPLYYQLRETFSSPRIPMFEYYQKGVLDIRHNFRDTTILCNFLENHDVPRFFSQTQDNALALNAIAATIFSDGIPVIYYGQEQRFSGGDDPDNREGLWVSKYDTTSFLFECISTFIHLRQSLIAKDPNFCALLSQKIYLDKRVYAFYRTGVLVILCNGGKQTRKTIIVDTSSFSQNPTQVYVDAFSKSRIQATEKKLNITIKYGLPMYRLKVNNDFDVTSSSILPVPLPR; from the exons ATGGCCTgttgcttctttcaaaaacatacctttgtaaaaggaaaggaataCAACGACACATGGAGAAAACAAGTCATATATCAACTGCTTACGGATCGATTTGCTAGGGATGAAGATGACTTTGAACATCCATCTCAAGGAAGAACATATTTGGGAGGAACTTGGAAGGGTGTCATAAGGAAACTCGACTATCTTCAATCACTTGGTTGCACAGCCATATGGATTAGTCCCATCGTAAAGAATATCGAAGGCCAAACAGGCTATGGAGAACCTTACCATGGCTATTGGACGCAGGACTTTACAAAACTCAATAGTCATTTCGGCACTTCCGAAGATCTTCAAGATTTGGTTAATAATCTTCACAAACGTGGAATGTTGTGTATGGTCGATGTCGTTGTCAACCATATGGTACATCCTGGAACGGAGGCAGTTGACTACTCGCAGTTCAATCCATTTAATCAAGCCAATGATTTCCACCCCTGGAAGTACATTCAGGATTATAACAATCAAGAAGACGTTGTTACAGGCTGGCTTGGAGACAATTGTGTGAATTTACCTGATttaaaaacagaaaagtcCAGTGTACGTaagttttttcaaaaatggaTCAGTGATTTGGTCAGCACCTACAAGTTTGATGGTATGAGAATTGACACCGCCAAACATGTTGAAAAATCCTTCTTTCCTCCATTTGTTAAAGCAGCAAAGATCTTCACAACGGGTGAAATCTTCCATGGTAACCCCAAATATGCAGGAGCTTACCAAAACTATATGCCTTCAGTCATTAATTTCCCTCTTTACTATCAGTTGCGCGAGACGTTTTCATCCCCCAGAATTCCTATGTTTGAGTATTATCAGAAAGGTGTGTTGGATATCAGACATAATTTTAGAGATACAACCATACTATGCAACTTCCTTGAAAATCACGATGTGCCTAGGTTCTTCTCTCAAACACAAGATAATGCT TTAGCGCTAAACGCCATTGCTGCAACGATCTTTTCGGATGGTATCCCCGTGATATATTATGGTCAAGAACAGAGATTCAGCGGTGGTGACGATCCTGATAATCGAGAAGGGCTGTGGGTGAGCAAATACGATACTACaagctttttatttgaGTGTATATCAACATTTATCCACCTTCGACAGAGCTTGATAGCCAAAGATCCAAATTTTTGCGCTCTActttctcaaaaaatatatctTGATAAAAGAGTCTACGCATTTTACAGAACAGGAGTTCTTGTTATTCTATGCAACGGcggaaaacaaacaagaaagacAATCATTGTAGATACGTCCTCTTTCTCCCAAAACCCGACTCAGGTATACGTGGATGCTTTCAGTAAATCTCGTATTCAAGCCAccgaaaagaaattgaatattACAATTAAATACGGGCTTCCAATG TACCGTCTGAAAGTAAATAATGATTTTGATGTCACTTCATCTTCAATTCTCCCAGTTCCTTTACCTAGATAG
- the gcn3 gene encoding translation initiation factor eIF2B alpha subunit Gcn3, which yields MESKSTGIVRHSQGEFDIVTIYKKFLEDDPEITMPVAAIEALVQLLSRSQAKTISEFMDILQSGSNILKDGVENNISLSAGCDIFQRFVTRSLHDVGDFEQCKRHLVENGKLFIQRARACRQTIANLGYPLIRDGNVILTHGFSRGVAAVLLAAAKRHVRFKVFVTESRPSGSGCLMADTLRKACIPTCMVLDSAVSFTMNRVDLVLVGAEGVVENGGLINQIGTFQLAVFAKHAHKPFYAVAESHKFVRMFPLSQYDIPFSRPILEFDDPSPKTLGPIRDVVPTPSDAIHNELIMNEEQIRNNPTLDVTPPEFVSGLITDLGIIDSKSGVSEELIKLYL from the exons ATGGAATCGAAATCTACGGGGATCGTTCGGCATTCACAAGGGGAATTTGACATTGTAAcgatttacaaaaagttcTTGGAAGATGATCCTGAGATTACCATGCCGGTAGCTGCCATCGAGGCTCTTGTACAGTTATTGTCGCGTTCTCAAG caaaaacaatttcagAGTTTATGGACATTCTACAAAGTGGATCCAATATTTTAAAGGACGGCGTAGAAAACAATATTTCCTTGTCTGCTGGATGCGATATTTTCCAGCGTTTTGTCACACGTTCTTTACATGATGTTGGG GATTTCGAACAGTGTAAACGTCACTTGGTGGAAAACGGTAAGCTGTTTATTCAGCGTGCTCGCGCTTGTCGTCAAACCATTGCGAATTTAGGTTATCCTTTAATTCGTGATGGAAATGTTATTTTGACTCATGGTTTCTCTCGTGGTGTAGCAGCCGTCCTTTTAGCTGCTGCTAAGCGTCATGTTCGTTTCAAGGTATTTGTGACTGAATCTCGACCCAGTGGTTCTGGTTGTCTCATGGCGGACACACTCCGTAAAGCTTGCATCCCGACTTGCATGGTCCTTGACTCTGCTGTGAGTTTTACCATGAATCGCGTTGATTTGGTACTTGTGGGTGCCGAAGGCGTGGTAGAAAATGGTGGATTAATTAATCAAATTGGCACCTTCCAGCTTGCAGTATTTGCTAAGCATGCTCACAAGCCATTTTATGCCGTTGCCGAAAG TCATAAGTTTGTTCGTATGTTTCCACTTTCTCAATACGATATACCTTTCAGTCGACCTATTCTCGAGTTTGACGATCCCTCTCCAAAAACATTGGGTCCCATTCGCGATGTAGTGCCGACGCCATCCGATGCTATTCACAATGAATTAATTATGAACGAAGAGCAAATTAGAAATAACCCTACGCTGGACGTTACTCCTCCGGAGTTTGTCTCAGGATTAATCACTGATTTGGGAATTATAGACTCAAAGAGCGGTGTCAGTGAAGAACTCATTAAATTGTACCTATAA
- the elp4 gene encoding elongator complex subunit Elp4, with translation MSFKRKTAVQTAPIELPKGVRLSPKDGRWITSSGSTSFDYYLLGGIPLRSLLVVEEDSTDYSSVLLKFFAAEGFLQDHAVWLGPSMGEPWFRQLPAENERAAKSEGMKSSGPSPSSNTAQQNRMKIAWRYENTSKTKVPAPDAIPPGFTHAFDLTKRLTISSNMMKAVSPFPLEIGSNPFIPVLESLTKFLASLKPGTVCRLVLPSLLSPAFYSIRATHPQYFIRFIHSLSSLIKCTTSVHIVCMCSVPSTLFSRDCEQVYWLESLASGVFSLHPFPITETVNGLATQPQGLFRIHKLPLPLPFTNTDNSSEAGDLSFTVSKRRFTIEPWVLPPLDEEQPEAKPSNSDNSQPSLKSIEF, from the coding sequence ATGTCATTTAAGAGAAAAACAGCCGTACAAACAGCACCGATAGAATTGCCAAAAGGTGTCCGATTATCACCAAAGGACGGACGCTGGATAACTAGCTCTGGTAGTACGTCGTTTGACTATTACCTTTTGGGAGGAATTCCTTTAAGGAGTCTGCTAGTCGTGGAAGAAGATTCCACTGATTATTCTTCcgttttattaaaattttttgctGCAGAAGGTTTTTTACAGGATCATGCTGTTTGGCTAGGGCCTTCGATGGGCGAACCCTGGTTTCGTCAACTTCCCGCTGAAAATGAACGAGCAGCGAAAAGTGAAGGCATGAAATCATCCGGGCCATCACCTTCTTCTAACACTGCTCAACAAAATCGAATGAAAATTGCTTGGCGATATGAGAATActtcaaaaaccaaagttCCTGCCCCCGATGCAATCCCTCCAGGCTTTACTCATGCTTTTGATCTGACAAAACGTTTAACAATTAGCTCTAATATGATGAAAGCAGTTTCGCCCTTTCCTCTTGAAATAGGCTCGAATCCTTTCATCCCTGTATTGGAAAGTCTTACCAAATTCCTAGCCTCGCTGAAGCCAGGAACTGTTTGCAGACTTGTTTTACCATCTTTGCTCTCTCCTGCATTTTATTCTATTCGTGCAACACATCCGCAGTATTTTATTCGCTTCATCCATTCCCTTTCGTCTCTCATCAAATGCACTACCTCTGTGCATATTGTTTGTATGTGCTCAGTCCCGTCAACGTTGTTTTCCAGGGACTGTGAGCAAGTGTATTGGTTAGAGTCTTTGGCCTCTGGTGTCTTCTCTTTGCATCCCTTTCCTATCACGGAAACCGTCAATGGTTTGGCCACTCAACCTCAAGGACTGTTTAGGATTCACAAGCTTCCTCTTCCCTTACCTTTTACAAATACAGATAATTCTAGCGAGGCAGGTGATCTTTCCTTTACGGTGTCTAAGAGAAGATTTACTATTGAGCCATGGGTTCTTCCTCCACTGGACGAAGAACAGCCTGAAGCCAAACCAAGCAATAGTGACAATTCTCAGCCTTCTTTAAAATCGATAGAATTTTAG
- the ynd1 gene encoding nucleoside diphosphatase Ynd1, whose translation MTRSYGIFIDAGSSGSRLQIYSWTVSKDKQDTNKGASLPLIELGDGNEGDWSIKVQPGISSFARRPKDVGEKHIEKLLDHAEKVIPKDKHKSTPVFLSATAGMRLLPPKTQKKILNNACHYIRDEYDFALPDCESMIQVIDGKAEGMYGWLATNYLLGNLDSPSGSSTGFLDMGGASAQIAFEVPPEVQNEYDDSVSTVLLGLDNGKQIGYPLFVTTWLGFGTSQAHNRYLNSLIEGNRDSPSKTIEEPCSLRGRQYSKDGQSFLGTGDLELCLKHTYTLLNKEAPCSRDPCGFDGISIPPIDFVNHEFVGVSEFWYTTNDVFDMGGSYHFPNFYQKVADYCASDWESMLSRLHNHQLSPSTDESKLEKLCFKASWVLNFLHEGFGFPKTNTTDIDYQQTDGLEVIPAYHSHFTSLEKIERTEISWTLGQVLLYSSNQQFLQDPKYANYQLNTFGKLTPSRGFFQSNMNGYISFISVVLFLSIFGFLSYLLTSNPKRRSRIKNLLLRVRGMKGRYIVNAHGDYEDIEDFEDDMEMTNFSKSKTAPIRTTSSHILADHLALNFSRERTPRSPLP comes from the coding sequence ATGACACGAAGCTATGGCATTTTCATCGACGCTGGTTCGAGCGGATCACGACTTCAAATCTATTCATGGACGGTTTCTAAAGATAAACAAGACACAAATAAAGGAGCTAGTCTTCCTCTGATTGAACTTGGGGATGGTAATGAAGGAGACTGGTCCATCAAGGTACAACCGGGCATATCCTCATTCGCCAGACGGCCAAAGGACGTGGGAGAGAAGCATATAGAAAAGCTACTTGATCATGCCGAGAAGGTCATTCCTAAAGACAAGCATAAAAGCACTCCTGTGTTTTTAAGTGCCACAGCTGGTATGCGGCTTTTACCTCcgaaaacacaaaaaaaaatattgaataATGCTTGTCATTACATAAGAGATGAATACGACTTTGCACTTCCTGATTGTGAATCCATGATTCAGGTTATCGATGGAAAAGCTGAAGGTATGTACGGTTGGTTGGCAACGAACTATTTGCTTGGAAATCTTGATTCACCTTCTGGATCTTCAACGggatttttggatatggGAGGTGCAAGTGCTCAAATTGCCTTTGAAGTTCCCCCTGAAGtacaaaatgaatatgaTGATAGCGTTAGCACGGTACTTCTAGGTTTGGATAATGGTAAGCAGATAGGCTATCCTCTATTCGTTACAACCTGGCTCGGTTTCGGTACAAGTCAAGCACACAATAGATACttgaattctttgattGAAGGAAATCGCGATTCTCCTTCCAAAACCATCGAAGAACCTTGCTCACTTCGCGGAAGACAATATTCCAAAGATGGACAATCGTTTCTGGGCACGGGAGATTTGGAACTATGCCTAAAACATACGTATACCCTTCTCAATAAAGAGGCACCCTGCTCACGAGATCCTTGTGGTTTTGACGGCATTTCAATTCCACCGATTGATTTCGTCAACCACGAGTTTGTCGGCGTCTCGGAATTTTGGTATACGACAAACGATGTATTTGACATGGGCGGAAGCTATCATTTTCCCAACTTTTACCAAAAGGTAGCTGATTACTGCGCTTCCGACTGGGAATCGATGCTTTCACGCTTACACAATCATCAATTATCTCCATCTACAGATGAAAGCAAGCTAGAAAAGCTTTGTTTTAAAGCTTCTTGGGTCTTAAATTTTCTGCATGAAGGATTCGGTTTTCCTAAAACTAATACAACTGATATTGACTACCAACAAACGGACGGGCTTGAGGTAATTCCAGCATACCATTCTCACTTCACTAgccttgaaaaaattgaacgGACCGAAATAAGCTGGACACTTGGTCAAGTTCTTTTGTACTCATCAAATCAACAATTCCTTCAAGACCCCAAATATGCGAACTATCAGTTGAATACATTTGGAAAATTAACTCCTTCCAGAGGGTTCTTCCAAAGTAATATGAATGGATATATTTCCTTCATAAGTgttgttcttttcttatccatctttggctttttgtCCTATTTGTTGACTAGCAACCCTAAGAGAAGGTCAAGGATCAAAAACCTTCTGCTTCGAGTTCGTGGTATGAAGGGTCGGTATATTGTGAACGCCCATGGAGATTACGAAGATATCGAAGATTTTGAGGATGATATGGAAATGACGAACTTCTCAAAGTCGAAGACTGCTCCTATTCGCACCACATCTAGCCATATTCTTGCTGATCATTTAGCATTAAATTTTAGTCGAGAGCGAACACCAAGATCTCCTTTACCTTAA
- a CDS encoding 5'-3' exonuclease, C-terminal domain superfamily, which translates to MGIPGLWDEFRDCFRESNLIEVSTSCWNAEKRCLRIAVDAAIWSVQIQASQGGTNPALRTLFYRLCHLLEWGIHAIFVFDGPNKPPWKRNRHVRPKVSGNYESMKHLIQLFGMQVWEAPGEAEAECAKLQRLQLVDYVLTEDVDAFAFGATKVIRCSPAERKSLLNVRIYEMEKISQKLDINQPGVILIGLMRGGDYHSKGIEHCGLQTAIGAAKLGFGDRLISSDHLDTWRSQLQHCIQVNKYNTFGFKRPNFIIDQDFPDPLVKHYYTHPEVSSKETLKLHFSQFDWSQKPDVKALYTYAQKRFQWVSLQGSIKFINNIAYPLLVFELLHSTVIDSNIYTASHKTRRNKSTGMILEKQITFYPNKILDCEWHIKTNVHDNEANAPLKNQWKSLLEENTSWIPACFIKTAKYARISQFFGRTNSDLGRLVQKTKRLSLDPEESRNSIHAEREKTTVTKKPAGLLPTNLFSKPRTQFSQIIPQTTDDSFTDDDLPKIQEILPRSSIKTGNREDQSQPDSRFNKDLTVKSKGHLSKDQFIKKIYIRESLNGSWKEDIGASGRRKMYENIPIIDLS; encoded by the exons ATGGGAATTCCCGGGTTATGGGACGAATTTCGAGATTGCTTTCGTGAATCAA atCTTATAGAAGTCTCCACGAGTTGCTGGAATGCAGAAAAACGCTGTTTGAGAATTGCTGTTGATGCAGCAATATGGTCGGTACAGATTCAAGCTAGTCAAGGTGGTACCAATCCGGCATTAAGGACGCTATTTTATCGACTTTGTCATTTACTCGAATGGGGTATTCACGCTATCTTCGTCTTCGATGGTCCAAACAAACCTCCTTGGAAACGAAATCGCCATGTTCGACCGAAAGTCTCAGGAAACTATGAATCGATGAAGCATCTCATCCAGCTTTTTGGAATGCAAGTATGGGAAGCTCCAGGAGAAGCTGAAGCTGAGTGCGCGAAGCTTCAAAGGTTGCAACTGGTCGATTACGTCTTGACGGAAGATGTTGATGCTTTCGCTTTCGGAGCTACTAAAGTTATACGATGTAGTCCTGCGGAAAGGAAATCGTTGTTGAATGTCAGAATCtatgaaatggaaaaaatttcCCAAAAACTCGACATCAATCAGCCTGGTGTTATATTGATTGGCTTGATGAGAGGAGGTGATTACCATTCAAAAGGTATAGAGCATTGTGGCCTTCAAACAGCGATCGGTGCTGCAAAACTAGGATTCGGTGATCgtttaatttcttctgaTCATCTAGATACCTGGAGGTCTCAATTACAACACTGCATTCAAGTAAATAAGTACAACACTTTTGGCTTCAAACGCCCAAATTTCATCATCGACCAGGATTTTCCTGACCCTTTAGTAAAACATTATTATACACATCCAGAagtttcttccaaagaaacgTTGAAATTACACTTTTCGCAGTTTGATTGGTCTCAAAAACCTGATGTTAAAGCTTTGTATACTTATGCTCAAAAACGATTTCAATGGGTGAGCCTACAAGGAAGTATCAAGTTTATAAATAACATAGCTTATCCTTTACTTGTCTTTGAACTTCTTCATTCTACTGTTATAGACTCAAATATATACACAGCCTCTCATAAGACACgaagaaacaaatccaCAGGCATGATattagaaaaacaaattactTTCTATCCAAACAAAATCCTGGATTGCGAATGGCATATTAAAACGAACGTACATGATAATGAAGCAAATGCACCGTTAAAGAATCAATGGAAATCACTATTAGAAGAGAACACATCATGGATCCCTGCCTGCTTTATAAAAACTGCTAAATATGCAAGAATTTCTCagttttttggaagaacaaATTCTGACTTGGGACGTTTAGTCCAAAAAACCAAGAGACTATCTTTGGACCCAGAAGAAAGTCGTAATTCCATCCATGCCGAGAGGGAAAAAACAACAGTTACTAAAAAGCCAGCAGGTCTTCTTCCAACAAACTTGTTTTCGAAACCACGCACACAATTTTCTCAAATAATACCGCAAACTACCGATGATTCTTTTACGGATGATGATCTACCAAAAATTCAGGAGATTCTTCCTAGAAGCTCTATAAAAACAGGAAATAGAGAAGATCAAAGCCAACCCGATAGTCGTTTTAACAAAGATCTGACAGTTAAATCCAAAGGGCATCTTTCGAAAGatcaattcataaaaaaaatatacatTAGAGAAAGCCTTAATGGAAGCTGGAAAGAAGATATAGGAGCAAGCGGGAGGAGGAAAATGTATGAAAATATCCCCATTATTGACTTATCCTGA